A single genomic interval of Christensenellaceae bacterium 44-20 harbors:
- the hisA gene encoding 1-(5-phosphoribosyl)-5-[(5-phosphoribosylamino)methylideneamino]imidazole-4-carboxamide isomerase, protein MILLPAIDLLGGRCVRLVKGEYGTAHQVAESPLETALGFEQAGAQYLHMVDLDGAKGGAGREENRAAVADVCQALSIPVELGGGIRTMADIDAALGLGISRVILGSAATDLAFLAQALREYGEKIAVGIDAKDGFVATSGWTENSGLPYLTFAEQVTDLGCKTIIATDISRDGTLAGPCTQMLAAISQAAPGVNLVASGGIKDLADIRALQAMNLYGAICGKSLYAGTLKLEEALEAAK, encoded by the coding sequence ATGATTTTGCTTCCTGCGATTGACCTGCTGGGCGGCAGATGCGTCCGGCTGGTCAAAGGAGAATACGGCACGGCGCATCAGGTGGCCGAGAGCCCGCTGGAAACGGCCCTTGGCTTCGAGCAGGCCGGGGCGCAGTATCTGCATATGGTGGATCTGGACGGCGCTAAGGGCGGCGCCGGCAGAGAGGAAAACCGGGCGGCTGTGGCGGATGTTTGCCAGGCGCTGAGCATTCCCGTGGAACTGGGAGGCGGCATCCGCACCATGGCGGATATCGATGCCGCGCTGGGGCTGGGCATTTCCCGGGTCATCCTGGGCTCTGCGGCGACGGATCTCGCCTTTCTGGCCCAGGCACTGCGGGAATACGGTGAAAAAATCGCCGTGGGCATCGATGCCAAGGATGGCTTTGTCGCCACATCCGGCTGGACGGAGAATTCCGGGCTCCCCTATCTGACGTTCGCGGAGCAAGTGACGGATCTTGGCTGCAAGACCATCATCGCCACGGATATCAGCCGGGACGGCACGCTGGCCGGCCCCTGCACACAGATGCTCGCCGCCATCTCGCAGGCTGCGCCGGGGGTCAATCTGGTGGCCAGCGGCGGCATCAAGGATTTGGCGGATATCCGGGCGCTGCAGGCCATGAATCTATACGGCGCCATCTGCGGCAAATCTCTCTATGCAGGGACGCTGAAGCTGGAAGAAGCGCTGGAAGCGGCCAAGTAA
- the hisF gene encoding imidazole glycerol phosphate synthase subunit HisF has product MLAKRIIPCLDVKDGRVVKGVNFVSLRDAGDIVENAKYYNEVGADEVTFLDITATHEGRGTFARLVEKAAKELFVPLTVGGGIRTVEDFRTLLLAGADKISVNSAALRDKALLSKAAEKFGSQCVVCAIDAKRTADGYHVYINGGRIDTGMDAIAWAKEAAELGAGELLITSMDADGTKAGFDNDLISAVTKVVDIPVIASGGGGTPAHFYDTFQAGADAALAATLFHFRELPIPELKRYLKERGVAIRL; this is encoded by the coding sequence ATGCTTGCAAAGAGAATCATTCCCTGCCTGGACGTCAAAGACGGGCGGGTCGTCAAGGGCGTGAACTTCGTCTCCCTGCGGGATGCGGGAGACATCGTGGAAAACGCCAAATATTATAACGAAGTGGGCGCGGATGAGGTTACCTTTCTGGATATCACCGCGACGCACGAGGGCCGGGGGACGTTTGCCCGGCTGGTGGAAAAGGCGGCAAAAGAGCTGTTCGTCCCGCTGACGGTGGGCGGCGGCATCCGCACAGTGGAGGACTTCCGGACGCTGCTGCTGGCCGGGGCAGATAAAATCTCGGTCAACTCCGCGGCGCTGCGGGATAAGGCTCTGCTCTCCAAAGCGGCGGAAAAGTTCGGTTCGCAGTGCGTGGTCTGCGCCATCGACGCCAAGCGCACAGCAGACGGCTATCACGTCTATATCAACGGCGGCCGCATCGATACGGGCATGGACGCCATCGCCTGGGCCAAGGAAGCGGCAGAGCTGGGCGCCGGGGAACTGCTCATCACTTCCATGGATGCAGACGGCACCAAGGCCGGGTTTGACAACGATCTCATTTCCGCGGTTACCAAAGTCGTGGATATCCCTGTCATCGCATCCGGCGGGGGCGGCACGCCTGCGCATTTCTACGATACCTTTCAGGCCGGGGCAGACGCGGCTCTTGCGGCGACGCTCTTCCATTTCCGCGAGCTGCCTATTCCAGAGCTCAAGCGGTATCTCAAGGAGCGCGGCGTGGCCATCCGGCTGTAA
- the hisI gene encoding phosphoribosyl-AMP cyclohydrolase: protein MNLDQFFKKSELIPAIVQDAESREVLMLAYMNRQALEQTLQTKKSTFYSRSRQSLWVKGETSGNFQFVQQALYDCDEDTILLLVKPAGPACHTGSRTCFYRSFCMEEEK, encoded by the coding sequence ATGAATCTAGATCAGTTTTTCAAAAAGTCCGAGCTCATCCCGGCCATCGTGCAGGATGCCGAAAGCCGGGAAGTGCTCATGCTGGCCTATATGAACCGGCAGGCGCTGGAGCAGACGCTGCAAACAAAAAAGAGCACCTTCTATAGCCGCAGCCGCCAGAGCCTTTGGGTGAAGGGGGAGACTTCGGGCAATTTCCAGTTTGTTCAGCAGGCGCTTTACGACTGCGACGAGGATACCATTCTGCTGCTGGTAAAGCCCGCCGGCCCGGCCTGCCATACCGGCAGTCGCACCTGTTTTTACCGCAGTTTTTGCATGGAGGAAGAGAAATGA
- the hisE gene encoding phosphoribosyl-ATP diphosphatase, which yields MKETLKSLYDVIQSRRQSPAEGSYTCYLFEQGLDKILKKVAEETGEVIIAAKNGAHEPLCGEVCDLLYHLMVLLAETGLPLEQVMAELDARAQKIGNLKQMKKVDHNT from the coding sequence ATGAAAGAGACATTAAAATCGCTGTACGACGTCATCCAGAGCCGCAGGCAAAGCCCTGCCGAGGGCTCCTACACCTGCTATCTTTTTGAGCAGGGCCTGGATAAGATTCTCAAAAAAGTGGCGGAGGAGACGGGCGAAGTCATCATCGCGGCAAAGAACGGCGCGCACGAGCCCCTTTGCGGCGAAGTCTGCGACTTGCTCTATCACCTGATGGTCCTGCTGGCAGAGACCGGCCTGCCGCTGGAGCAGGTCATGGCAGAGCTGGATGCCCGCGCACAGAAAATCGGCAACCTGAAGCAGATGAAAAAAGTCGACCACAACACATAA
- a CDS encoding zinc ribbon domain-containing protein, which translates to MKHCSFCGADSPEQSKFCIRCGKPLAENAEPASAPASAPKPSPYASLPHIPDSSKGAYEDRDRFQSEPESQGLSLFWRFLIGFGSLILAALLKQELWNNLIH; encoded by the coding sequence ATGAAACATTGTTCTTTTTGCGGGGCCGACAGCCCGGAGCAGTCCAAATTCTGCATTCGCTGCGGCAAACCGCTGGCGGAGAACGCCGAACCTGCCTCCGCGCCGGCCTCTGCGCCAAAGCCTTCCCCTTATGCTTCCCTGCCGCATATCCCCGATTCGTCCAAAGGCGCCTATGAGGACAGAGACCGGTTCCAAAGCGAGCCGGAATCACAGGGCCTATCTCTCTTTTGGCGCTTTCTCATCGGCTTTGGCTCTCTCATTCTGGCCGCATTGCTCAAACAAGAGCTTTGGAACAACTTAATTCATTAA
- the gltX gene encoding glutamate--tRNA ligase, whose protein sequence is MTVRTRFAPSPTGYLHIGGLRTALYAWLYARKNNGQFILRIEDTDRNRLVDEASEIIYRTLRDTGLTYDEGPDVGGEFGPYIQSDRQEIYQKYAEELVERGAAYYCFCKKDRLEQMRSEAEQKGQVAKYDKHCLSLSKEEVRARIAAGEEYVIRQNIPTEGETVYEDMVYGRIAVPMADLEDNILLKSDGWPTYNLANVIDDHLMGITHVIRGIEYLSSTPKYNLLYDALGWERPKYIHLPPVMKDKNRKLSKRHGDASYEDFIAKGYLKEAILNYIALLGWSPAGEREIYSLEELAQVFDLSGISKSSAIFDVDKLTWMNGEYIRALSQEEFLERAKPYLDAALKKEFDRAKIAKLIQPRLETLTQIEEKVSFLNEMPDYSLELYAHKKMKTTPENSLPILLEAREALEQVEEFTNDALYAALCALAEKLEVKNGRVLWPVRVAISGTAVTPGGATELAEILGRQETLSRMDASIEKLKRELGQ, encoded by the coding sequence ATGACAGTCAGAACGAGATTCGCCCCCAGCCCCACCGGCTATCTGCATATCGGCGGGCTGCGGACGGCGCTTTATGCCTGGCTCTATGCCAGAAAGAATAACGGGCAGTTCATCCTGCGCATCGAGGATACGGATCGCAACCGCCTGGTAGACGAAGCCAGCGAGATCATCTACCGCACGCTGCGCGATACTGGCCTGACCTACGACGAAGGACCGGATGTGGGCGGGGAGTTTGGCCCGTATATCCAGAGCGACCGGCAGGAGATCTATCAGAAATACGCCGAGGAGCTGGTGGAGCGGGGCGCGGCCTACTACTGCTTCTGCAAAAAGGATCGGCTGGAGCAGATGCGCAGCGAGGCAGAGCAAAAGGGGCAGGTGGCCAAATACGATAAGCACTGCCTCTCCCTCTCCAAAGAGGAGGTGCGCGCGCGCATCGCGGCCGGGGAGGAATACGTCATCCGCCAAAACATCCCCACTGAGGGCGAGACGGTCTATGAGGATATGGTCTACGGCAGGATTGCCGTCCCCATGGCAGATCTGGAGGATAACATCCTGCTCAAGAGCGACGGCTGGCCGACGTATAACCTGGCCAACGTCATCGACGACCACCTGATGGGCATCACGCATGTCATCCGGGGCATCGAGTATCTTTCCTCCACGCCAAAGTATAACCTGCTCTACGACGCCCTGGGCTGGGAGCGGCCCAAGTATATCCATCTGCCGCCCGTCATGAAGGATAAGAACCGCAAGCTCTCCAAGCGCCACGGCGATGCTTCCTATGAGGATTTCATCGCCAAGGGCTATCTCAAAGAGGCGATTTTGAACTACATCGCGCTGCTGGGCTGGAGCCCGGCGGGCGAGCGGGAGATCTATTCGCTGGAAGAGCTGGCCCAGGTGTTCGACCTTTCGGGCATCAGCAAATCCTCCGCGATTTTCGATGTGGATAAGCTGACCTGGATGAACGGCGAGTATATCCGCGCACTTTCCCAGGAAGAGTTTTTGGAGCGGGCCAAGCCGTATCTGGATGCGGCGCTGAAAAAGGAGTTCGACCGGGCCAAAATCGCGAAGCTCATCCAGCCCCGGCTGGAGACGCTCACGCAGATTGAAGAGAAGGTTTCCTTCCTAAATGAGATGCCGGATTACAGCCTGGAGCTTTATGCGCATAAGAAGATGAAAACCACGCCGGAGAACTCCCTGCCCATTCTGCTGGAGGCGCGGGAGGCGCTGGAGCAGGTGGAGGAGTTTACCAACGACGCGCTCTATGCGGCGCTCTGCGCGCTGGCCGAGAAGCTGGAAGTGAAAAACGGCAGAGTGCTCTGGCCGGTGCGCGTGGCGATTTCGGGCACGGCAGTAACCCCGGGCGGCGCGACCGAGCTGGCCGAGATTCTGGGCCGGCAGGAGACGCTCTCCCGCATGGATGCCAGCATCGAGAAGCTAAAGCGCGAGCTTGGGCAGTAG
- a CDS encoding glutamine--tRNA ligase/YqeY domain fusion protein — translation MSEHLTPETEERKSRNFIEEIIDADLESGRVAQLQTRFPPEPNGYLHIGHAKAICLNFSLAQQYGGKCNLRYDDTNPAKEDEEFVRSIEEDIHWLGFEWDKKLHASDYFDYMFDCAVLLIKKGLAYVCDLSAEEIRAYRGTLTEPGKNSPYRERSVEENLELFYAMRDGKFADGEKVLRAKIDMSSPNLNMRDPVIYRILRSEHHRTGNRWIIYPMYDYAHPLEDAYEGITHSICTLEFEAHRPLYDWVIEHCECDPAPHQYEFARLNLTRTIMSKRYLKMLVDEGVVSGWDDPRMPTISGLRRRGYTPAAIRDFCSRIGVAKANSEVETALLEHCVREDLNAHAPRLMGVLRPLRLIIENYPEGKTEMMTAEDLPGGGTTHQVPFSRELYIEQEDFMEVAPNSKYFRLAVGKEVRLKNAYIIKCERVEKDEDGNITAVICSYDPLSKTGDVNASRKVKGTLHWVDAAAAVPAEYRIYDYLLREGEGDFMERLNRDSVQVLHGFIEPQILKAKPEDKFQLMRMGYFCADRRDFSQGHVVLNQIVGLKDTFAKVVKK, via the coding sequence ATGTCTGAGCATCTAACGCCGGAAACGGAAGAGAGAAAATCCAGAAACTTTATTGAGGAGATCATCGATGCAGATCTGGAAAGCGGCCGGGTGGCGCAGCTGCAAACCCGTTTCCCGCCGGAGCCCAACGGCTATCTGCATATCGGGCACGCCAAAGCGATCTGCCTGAACTTTTCCCTCGCGCAGCAATACGGGGGCAAGTGCAACCTGCGCTACGATGATACCAACCCCGCCAAAGAGGATGAAGAGTTCGTCCGCTCCATCGAGGAGGATATCCATTGGCTGGGCTTTGAGTGGGATAAGAAACTGCATGCCTCGGATTACTTCGACTATATGTTCGACTGCGCCGTGCTGCTCATCAAAAAGGGACTGGCCTATGTCTGCGACCTCTCCGCTGAAGAGATTCGCGCCTACCGCGGCACGCTCACCGAGCCGGGCAAGAACAGCCCCTACCGTGAGCGCAGCGTAGAGGAAAACCTGGAGCTTTTCTACGCCATGCGGGACGGCAAGTTCGCGGACGGCGAGAAGGTGCTCCGGGCGAAAATCGATATGAGCTCGCCCAACCTGAATATGAGAGACCCGGTCATCTACCGCATTTTGCGCAGCGAGCATCACCGCACGGGCAACCGCTGGATCATCTACCCGATGTACGACTATGCGCACCCGCTGGAGGATGCGTATGAGGGAATCACGCACTCCATCTGCACGCTGGAGTTCGAGGCGCACCGCCCGCTCTACGATTGGGTCATCGAGCACTGCGAATGCGATCCCGCGCCGCATCAGTATGAGTTTGCGCGGCTGAATCTGACGCGCACCATCATGAGCAAGCGCTATCTGAAAATGCTGGTGGATGAGGGCGTCGTCTCGGGGTGGGACGACCCGCGTATGCCCACCATCAGCGGCCTGCGCCGCCGGGGCTATACCCCTGCCGCCATCCGGGATTTCTGCTCCCGCATCGGCGTGGCCAAGGCCAACAGCGAGGTGGAAACCGCGCTATTAGAGCACTGCGTCCGGGAAGATCTCAACGCCCATGCGCCGCGGCTGATGGGCGTGCTGCGCCCGCTCAGGCTCATCATCGAAAACTACCCCGAGGGCAAAACCGAGATGATGACGGCAGAAGACCTGCCCGGCGGCGGGACTACGCACCAGGTCCCCTTCTCCAGAGAGCTGTATATCGAGCAGGAGGACTTCATGGAAGTCGCCCCGAATAGCAAATATTTCCGCCTGGCTGTGGGCAAGGAAGTGCGGCTGAAAAACGCCTATATCATCAAATGCGAGCGCGTCGAGAAGGATGAGGACGGCAATATCACGGCCGTCATCTGCTCCTACGACCCGCTCTCCAAAACCGGCGATGTCAACGCCTCCCGCAAAGTCAAGGGCACGCTGCACTGGGTGGATGCCGCCGCGGCTGTGCCCGCGGAATACCGCATCTATGACTACCTGCTCCGCGAGGGCGAGGGCGATTTCATGGAGCGGCTCAACCGGGATTCGGTGCAGGTTCTGCACGGCTTTATCGAGCCGCAGATTTTGAAGGCCAAGCCGGAAGACAAGTTCCAGCTCATGCGCATGGGCTATTTCTGCGCAGACCGCCGGGATTTCTCGCAGGGGCATGTGGTTTTAAACCAGATCGTCGGCCTGAAGGATACGTTTGCAAAAGTAGTAAAGAAATAA
- a CDS encoding MFS transporter, whose product MGKLRSSKRFYIFLCYLGSVIIGMQSAGYQAILYDIAAEFSMSATGQGTLAAIQYISGLVVPLVFGGLADRFRKRDVICVFAAVYVAGSLLAVFSGSQVVFSIAVFVVGAAFSMLGALFPASIVETDPANGAKNNSLQNVAFSVGAVASPLFMGALIENGANWRVLYAIIAASSVLIIALLLAMRVQPVNITDQSEGKAGIRGLFALVGVFWVAILFSCGSMENGIVGFLKNFFVQELGTEALGGVAVSLFWVSMIPSRLLCGYFKNQKLLVKICMAGAALCCLGLGFVRNGVLALVLVGLAGFFQGPVYPAISTMAMQASPENMGLISSLMLVFSNAGGMIVNFAMGPVSDGLGIGGAFCFAAGVGALAFLTYFCFGGKKKRA is encoded by the coding sequence TTGGGAAAGTTGCGTTCGTCTAAGAGGTTCTACATCTTCTTATGCTATCTCGGATCCGTGATCATCGGGATGCAGTCTGCCGGGTATCAGGCAATTTTGTACGATATTGCGGCGGAATTTTCCATGAGCGCCACAGGCCAGGGAACGCTGGCGGCAATTCAGTATATCTCGGGGCTGGTCGTCCCGCTGGTCTTTGGCGGGCTGGCAGACCGCTTCCGCAAGCGGGATGTCATCTGCGTTTTTGCGGCGGTGTATGTGGCGGGCAGCCTGCTGGCTGTGTTTTCGGGCAGCCAGGTCGTCTTCAGTATTGCGGTCTTTGTTGTGGGCGCGGCATTTTCCATGCTGGGCGCGCTGTTCCCGGCTTCCATCGTCGAGACGGATCCGGCAAACGGCGCCAAAAACAACTCCCTGCAAAACGTCGCTTTCAGCGTCGGCGCAGTGGCCTCGCCGCTGTTTATGGGCGCGCTCATCGAAAACGGCGCCAACTGGCGCGTGCTGTATGCCATCATCGCGGCCAGCTCGGTGCTCATTATCGCGCTGCTGCTGGCGATGAGAGTCCAGCCCGTGAACATCACGGATCAGAGCGAGGGCAAGGCGGGCATCCGGGGGCTGTTTGCGCTGGTGGGCGTGTTCTGGGTCGCGATTCTGTTCTCCTGCGGCTCTATGGAGAATGGCATCGTGGGCTTTTTGAAGAATTTCTTCGTGCAGGAGCTGGGCACAGAGGCGCTGGGCGGCGTGGCCGTCTCGCTGTTCTGGGTTTCCATGATCCCCTCGCGCCTGCTCTGCGGCTATTTCAAGAACCAGAAATTGCTGGTGAAAATCTGCATGGCCGGGGCGGCGCTCTGCTGCCTGGGGCTGGGCTTCGTCAGAAACGGCGTGCTGGCGCTGGTTCTGGTGGGCCTGGCGGGCTTTTTCCAGGGGCCGGTCTACCCTGCTATCAGCACGATGGCCATGCAGGCTTCGCCCGAGAATATGGGGCTCATCTCCTCGCTGATGCTGGTCTTTAGCAATGCAGGCGGCATGATAGTCAATTTCGCCATGGGGCCGGTTTCGGACGGCCTGGGCATTGGCGGCGCCTTCTGCTTTGCCGCAGGCGTGGGAGCGCTGGCGTTTCTCACCTACTTCTGCTTTGGCGGCAAGAAGAAAAGGGCATAG
- a CDS encoding class II fructose-bisphosphate aldolase: protein MMYTTSKEMILAAQRGGYAVPAFNFENMEMVQAILAAAEETASPVLLQTTPSTIKYMTLRQAYAMVKAEADAVRMPVCLHLDHCESYEGVCAALEAGYSSVMIDASKLDFEENIAVTGKTVQAAREKGVPVEAELGTVGGKEDSHSAAIAYTDPAQAVDFFRRTGVDLFAVAIGTAHGFYKGEPRLDFDLLKKLAGLISAPLVLHGGSGIPDEMIKKTIELGICKVNFATELRAAMTAAVRRALEDEAIIDPKKFMATGREAVRQLCIHKIKLCGSDGRA from the coding sequence CTGATGTATACGACGAGCAAAGAGATGATTCTGGCTGCCCAGCGCGGCGGCTATGCGGTTCCGGCCTTCAATTTCGAGAATATGGAGATGGTTCAGGCCATTCTCGCGGCCGCAGAGGAGACGGCAAGCCCGGTTCTGCTGCAAACCACCCCCTCCACCATCAAATACATGACGCTTCGGCAGGCCTATGCCATGGTAAAGGCAGAGGCGGATGCTGTGCGCATGCCCGTTTGCCTGCATCTCGATCACTGCGAGAGCTATGAGGGTGTCTGCGCCGCGCTGGAAGCGGGCTATTCCTCGGTGATGATCGATGCCTCCAAGCTGGATTTTGAGGAGAATATCGCGGTAACGGGAAAGACGGTGCAGGCCGCCCGGGAGAAGGGAGTTCCCGTGGAGGCCGAGCTGGGCACGGTGGGCGGCAAGGAGGATAGCCACAGCGCCGCCATCGCCTATACAGACCCCGCCCAGGCGGTGGATTTTTTCCGGCGCACGGGGGTAGACCTCTTCGCCGTCGCCATCGGCACGGCGCATGGCTTCTATAAAGGTGAGCCGAGGCTGGATTTCGATCTGCTAAAGAAACTGGCCGGCCTCATCAGCGCGCCGCTGGTTCTGCACGGCGGCAGCGGCATCCCGGATGAGATGATCAAAAAGACCATAGAGCTTGGCATCTGCAAGGTCAATTTCGCCACAGAGCTGCGCGCCGCCATGACGGCCGCCGTCCGCCGGGCGCTGGAGGATGAAGCCATCATCGATCCCAAGAAGTTCATGGCCACGGGCAGAGAAGCCGTCCGGCAGCTGTGCATCCATAAAATAAAGCTGTGCGGCTCGGATGGAAGGGCATAG